A single window of Ictalurus furcatus strain D&B chromosome 3, Billie_1.0, whole genome shotgun sequence DNA harbors:
- the lbx1a gene encoding transcription factor LBX1a has product MTSKEDAKGASVEERRRSPLDHLPPPANSNKPLTPFSIEDILNKPSVKRSYSLCGTAHLLSAGEKLPSAAHPLGSRALLTHTSPLCALEELASKTFKGLEVSVLQAAEGRDGMTLFGQRNTPKKRRKSRTAFTNHQIYELEKRFLYQKYLSPADRDQIAQQLGLTNAQVITWFQNRRAKLKRDLEEMKADVESAKALGTVPFEKMAKLADLEKCANGTAAPPLSESAGLCGRERSSASQLPASPPSPLTDHTTSKDSSEDEEEEIDVDD; this is encoded by the exons atgacctcCAAAGAAGACGCAAAAGGCGCCTCGGTTGAGGAGAGAAGGCGCAGTCCGCTGGACCATCTGCCTCCTCCTGCAAACTCCAACAAGCCTCTCACGCCCTTCAGCATTGAGGACATATTAAACAAACCCTCCGTGAAACGAAGTTACTCGCTCTGCGGCACGGCGCATCTTCTCTCTGCCGGTGAGAAGCTCCCGTCAGCGGCTCACCCGTTAGGCAGCCGGGCtctactcacacacacctctcctcTGTGCGCACTGGAGGAGCTGGCCAGCAAAACCTTCAAAGGGCTCGAAGTCAGTGTTCTGCAGGCCGCTGAAG GAAGAGACGGTATGACACTATTTGGCCAGAGGAATACTCCCAAGAAGCGGAGAAAGTCGAGGACAGCCTTCACCAATCATCAGATATACGAGTTGGAGAAGCGGTTTCTCTATCAGAAATATTTATCTCCAGCGGACCGGGATCAGATCGCACAGCAGCTGGGTTTAACCAACGCGCAGGTCATCACCTGGTTCCAGAACCGACGAGCTAAGCTCAAACGCGACCTGGAGGAGATGAAAGCGGATGTAGAATCGGCCAAAGCCCTGGGAACGGTGCCCTTCGAAAAGATGGCGAAATTGGCGGACCTGGAAAAGTGCGCAAACGGCACGGCTGCGCCTCCGCTGAGCGAATCTGCGGGGCTGTGCGGAAGGGAGCGGAGCAGCGCGAGCCAGCTGCCTGCGTCTCCACCATCACCACTCACAGACCACACGACCAGCAAAGACAGCTCCGAGGACGAAGAGGAGGAAATCGACGTTGATGACTGA